A window of the Deinococcus gobiensis I-0 genome harbors these coding sequences:
- a CDS encoding DUF6575 domain-containing protein yields MKALQINDHGGLLSNLEILDVYEFFDKPILFSALDAEGILYLATWYDEPEDGDERWIYSPISPDTLSKLRSGAIDFHTAFLDKTYGNAFYVSQNWNNKSCQISIIRKGDIIPDDLPDIGERLSSDEIEKFKNIAFKQNNEIEKVLINHNYNYNNRIIEINNVPAYILQGSITIGNITSALLNDYFSRIHIDFPSDSISWKDITEVGESDFEFRFSGRKTAPSRWSLKAINQSSERILVGFRLLLEDEQELDDISVPYLKAGSIVYGISSRSTDTLIGDKDLGVYEALKDIKVVSEWLVSGGEKPHLTDLRLKNILRAIEEMSPHERDDFNQLNLRPKEDSIISGVRPFELTYRSRIAASERLQIINLQEKDSRVVKFRGNIDKIRKPSKKQKLGEIHMVDLTIRPEGWLTNTVNVKFDVAKLVDSLLAFTANAAEVSVVQSYMAGQWDSNNLHLISIKSLEDEGSIRSRK; encoded by the coding sequence TGAAGGCACTGCAAATCAATGATCATGGCGGCTTACTTAGCAATTTAGAAATTTTAGATGTATACGAATTCTTTGATAAGCCAATACTATTTTCCGCTTTGGACGCGGAAGGAATTTTATATCTTGCGACTTGGTATGATGAACCCGAGGACGGAGATGAGAGGTGGATATACAGCCCCATCTCGCCAGATACCTTATCAAAGTTACGCTCAGGCGCTATAGACTTTCACACCGCTTTTCTTGACAAAACGTATGGTAATGCGTTTTACGTTAGCCAAAATTGGAATAATAAATCTTGCCAAATAAGCATAATTAGAAAGGGAGATATTATACCTGATGATCTTCCAGATATTGGAGAAAGACTCTCAAGTGATGAAATTGAGAAATTTAAAAATATAGCTTTTAAACAGAATAATGAGATCGAAAAGGTACTAATTAACCACAATTATAACTATAATAATAGGATTATAGAGATTAATAATGTTCCTGCTTATATCTTACAAGGCTCTATAACTATAGGTAACATAACATCCGCTTTATTAAATGATTATTTTAGTCGAATTCATATTGATTTTCCGAGCGATTCTATATCTTGGAAAGATATTACCGAAGTAGGAGAATCGGATTTCGAGTTTAGATTCTCTGGTCGCAAAACAGCTCCGAGCCGATGGTCACTTAAGGCAATAAATCAATCTTCAGAAAGAATACTGGTAGGTTTTAGACTTTTGCTCGAGGATGAACAGGAGTTAGACGATATATCGGTTCCATATCTCAAAGCAGGTAGTATAGTTTATGGTATTTCGTCCAGAAGTACAGATACATTGATTGGAGATAAGGACCTTGGAGTGTATGAGGCTCTTAAAGATATCAAGGTTGTTTCAGAGTGGTTAGTTTCGGGAGGGGAGAAACCACATCTAACTGATCTGCGGCTGAAAAATATCTTGCGAGCTATTGAGGAAATGTCGCCCCACGAACGCGATGATTTTAATCAGTTGAATTTAAGACCCAAAGAAGATTCCATAATCTCCGGAGTGAGACCGTTTGAACTCACATATAGAAGTCGTATAGCCGCTTCAGAGAGATTGCAGATCATAAATCTGCAAGAAAAGGATTCTAGGGTCGTTAAATTTAGAGGAAACATAGATAAAATAAGAAAGCCGTCAAAAAAGCAAAAATTGGGAGAAATACACATGGTTGACTTGACCATCCGACCGGAGGGGTGGTTGACCAATACGGTGAATGTAAAGTTTGATGTTGCGAAATTGGTAGACTCCCTACTGGCATTTACCGCTAATGCCGCAGAAGTTAGCGTTGTTCAGAGCTATATGGCGGGGCAGTGGGACAGTAACAATTTACACCTTATATCTAT